The following coding sequences are from one Paenibacillus stellifer window:
- the ytvI gene encoding sporulation integral membrane protein YtvI encodes MERRRQASLLYERRNRMDRLTLKRVLRALWVLLAILLILLSLYVLLPLLYPLLLAWLLACSIRPLVKRLTRLHFPSWLAVILSLALYIGSAGLVLTALITRLVKELAILTQTFNEHAPQWRDMLMAWTQNARLQNIINQINQFYASNPNPHSPLGGPNSKTGETLGIAFTRIITGIFNFILGLIAQLPSFGTVLVVVVLAAFFLATGWERRNSALAGLLPVSFRSMASEIWSDLRSALFGYIMAQFFLVTVTGAIVIAGLALLGVESAFVLGLMIGVVDLLPYLGVGVVMIPWAAIAFMTGDTALAAGLGVLYVVVVITRQVLEPKVLASTIGLDPLAMLIGMFAGLRLFGAAGLILGPVLLVILGAFRRAGVFRGIQSYILSGRLH; translated from the coding sequence ATGGAGAGAAGAAGACAGGCTTCGCTGCTGTATGAAAGGAGGAACCGAATGGACCGGCTCACGCTGAAACGGGTGCTTCGCGCGCTCTGGGTCCTGCTCGCCATTCTGCTCATTCTGTTGAGCCTCTATGTGCTGCTCCCGCTGCTCTACCCGCTTCTACTGGCCTGGCTGCTCGCCTGCAGCATACGGCCGCTCGTGAAGCGGCTTACCCGGCTGCATTTCCCCTCATGGCTTGCCGTTATTTTATCGCTGGCGCTCTATATAGGCTCGGCCGGGCTCGTTCTGACCGCCCTTATTACTCGGCTGGTCAAAGAGCTCGCCATCCTCACCCAGACCTTCAACGAGCATGCACCGCAGTGGCGGGACATGCTGATGGCCTGGACCCAAAACGCCAGATTGCAGAATATTATCAATCAGATCAACCAGTTCTATGCAAGCAACCCGAACCCGCATTCCCCCTTGGGAGGACCGAACAGCAAAACGGGCGAAACGCTCGGAATCGCCTTCACCCGAATAATCACCGGGATATTCAATTTCATTCTCGGACTGATCGCCCAGCTCCCCTCTTTCGGAACTGTGCTGGTTGTCGTCGTGCTGGCTGCCTTCTTCCTGGCGACCGGCTGGGAACGAAGAAACTCGGCGCTGGCCGGGCTTCTGCCTGTAAGCTTCCGCAGCATGGCTTCGGAAATATGGAGCGATCTGCGCAGCGCCTTATTCGGCTATATCATGGCGCAGTTCTTCCTGGTCACCGTCACCGGAGCCATCGTGATTGCCGGGCTTGCGCTCCTGGGGGTGGAATCGGCTTTTGTACTGGGCCTTATGATCGGTGTGGTCGATCTGCTCCCCTACCTGGGCGTCGGCGTTGTCATGATCCCCTGGGCGGCCATCGCGTTCATGACCGGTGACACGGCGCTTGCCGCCGGCCTTGGCGTTCTGTATGTCGTCGTTGTCATTACGCGCCAGGTGCTGGAGCCGAAGGTGCTGGCCAGCACTATCGGACTCGATCCCCTGGCCATGCTGATCGGCATGTTCGCCGGGCTCAGGCTGTTTGGCGCCGCAGGCCTGATCCTCGGCCCCGTTCTGCTTGTCATACTGGGCGCTTTCCGGAGGGCTGGCGTCTTTCGGGGAATTCAATCCTACATTCTCAGCGGAAGGCTGCATTAA
- a CDS encoding acyl-CoA thioesterase, whose protein sequence is MKSQDLIAGPWHAAIFRVRYQETDQMGVVYHSNYLNWFEIGRTEMLRELGFTYAGLESQGVLLPVLSAELNYKRSARYDDLVVVYTRMTAFTPLRITYDYEIRRAAEEDSKISVPESGFCEAPGGELLVTGSTAHAWVSREMRPVRLDRTLPDAYNAIWSALEQKGGAL, encoded by the coding sequence ATGAAATCTCAAGATCTAATTGCCGGACCTTGGCATGCCGCCATATTCCGGGTACGCTACCAAGAGACGGATCAAATGGGCGTGGTCTACCACTCCAATTACCTGAACTGGTTCGAGATCGGGCGGACCGAAATGCTCCGGGAACTGGGCTTCACCTATGCCGGACTAGAAAGCCAGGGCGTCCTGCTTCCCGTATTGTCGGCGGAGCTGAATTACAAAAGGTCTGCCAGATACGATGATCTCGTCGTCGTGTACACACGCATGACGGCGTTCACACCGCTGCGAATCACCTACGACTATGAAATCCGCCGGGCGGCTGAAGAAGATTCTAAGATAAGCGTGCCTGAATCGGGTTTCTGTGAAGCTCCGGGCGGCGAGCTGCTGGTCACCGGTTCAACCGCTCATGCCTGGGTCAGCCGGGAGATGAGGCCGGTCCGGCTGGACCGCACGCTTCCGGATGCCTATAACGCCATTTGGTCTGCGCTGGAGCAGAAAGGGGGAGCGCTATGA
- a CDS encoding SDR family oxidoreductase, translating to MPESNLSNLKTLPPQHQNHQPGLESEMTPPPKYEPKDYKAAGKLLGKAALITGGDSGIGRAVAVAFAKEGADVVISYLNEHTDAEETKRQVEQEGRKCILVSGDIGVEAFCQDLINKTVEGLGKLDILINNAAEQHPQEKIEYITNEQLERTFRTNIFSMFYLTKAAMPHLGQGSTIVNTTSITAYRGSPQLLDYSATKGAILAFTRSLSMNLISKGIRVNAVAPGPIWTPLIPSTFDEKKVSEFGASQPMKRPGQPEELAPAFVYLASDDSSYVSGQVMHVNGGEIVGS from the coding sequence ATGCCCGAGAGCAATTTGAGCAACCTGAAGACTTTGCCGCCCCAGCATCAGAATCACCAGCCCGGCCTTGAGTCGGAAATGACGCCGCCTCCCAAGTATGAGCCTAAAGACTACAAGGCGGCGGGCAAGCTGCTGGGCAAGGCAGCTCTTATTACGGGAGGAGACAGCGGGATCGGCCGTGCGGTGGCGGTAGCTTTTGCCAAAGAAGGCGCCGATGTGGTGATTTCGTATCTGAATGAGCATACCGATGCAGAGGAGACGAAACGCCAGGTCGAGCAGGAAGGACGCAAGTGCATACTCGTGTCCGGCGACATCGGTGTAGAAGCCTTTTGCCAGGACCTCATCAACAAAACCGTGGAAGGGCTCGGCAAGCTGGACATTCTGATCAACAATGCCGCTGAGCAGCATCCGCAGGAGAAGATCGAATATATTACGAACGAACAGCTGGAACGGACATTCCGCACGAATATTTTCTCGATGTTCTATTTGACGAAGGCGGCGATGCCCCATCTGGGACAAGGCTCAACCATCGTAAATACGACTTCGATAACGGCTTACCGGGGCAGCCCTCAGCTGCTGGACTATTCCGCAACAAAAGGCGCCATTCTGGCGTTCACCCGGTCCCTGTCCATGAACCTTATAAGCAAGGGCATTCGCGTCAACGCGGTAGCGCCGGGGCCGATCTGGACGCCGCTCATTCCGTCCACGTTCGACGAGAAGAAAGTCAGCGAGTTCGGCGCTTCGCAGCCGATGAAGCGTCCGGGTCAGCCGGAGGAGCTGGCTCCCGCCTTTGTGTATCTGGCATCCGACGATTCGTCGTATGTCAGCGGCCAGGTGATGCATGTTAACGGCGGCGAAATTGTAGGCAGCTAA
- a CDS encoding FxsA family protein, producing the protein MIKKSWLWAALFIIPAFELFGFILVSSWLGAPKTLLLLVSTSLIGLLMMRFEGSKVLQDSKQQMQEGLVPGRTMLDGLCVFFGGLLLIIPGFITDIIGFTLVFPLTRTIYRGLLLKWLEKRMKNGTFTFYRR; encoded by the coding sequence ATGATCAAGAAAAGCTGGCTCTGGGCCGCGCTGTTTATCATTCCGGCGTTCGAGCTGTTCGGCTTCATTCTCGTCTCTTCCTGGCTAGGTGCGCCCAAGACGCTGCTTCTGCTCGTCTCCACCTCGCTGATCGGGCTTCTGATGATGCGCTTTGAGGGAAGCAAGGTACTGCAGGACAGCAAGCAGCAGATGCAGGAAGGTCTTGTTCCGGGAAGGACGATGCTGGATGGACTCTGCGTGTTCTTTGGCGGACTGCTGCTTATAATCCCGGGATTTATCACGGATATCATCGGCTTTACACTGGTTTTCCCCCTGACACGCACCATATACCGGGGGCTGCTGCTGAAGTGGCTGGAGAAGAGGATGAAGAACGGAACCTTTACGTTTTACAGAAGATAG
- the accD gene encoding acetyl-CoA carboxylase, carboxyltransferase subunit beta, whose product MFKDLFQKKRKYATVPSPRQEQNDAPAEGERPKREIPEGLMSKCPKCGSIQYSKELEKNLKVCPSCGHHMRLNAVERIAMTLDPGSFIEFDAGLAPVDPLQFPGYATKLEQQQLKTGQLDGVITGQGSIAGRPVIVAVMNFEFFTGSMGSVVGEKITRAVEEATERRLPLIIFSASGGARMQESILSLMQMAKTSAALARFGESGGLYISVITDPTTGGVSASFASLGDINIAEPGAVFGFAGRIVIEQTIRQKLPDDFQTAEFNLQHGQLDLVVHRKEMRSMLGRLLELHDGKGGF is encoded by the coding sequence TTGTTCAAAGATTTGTTTCAGAAAAAACGGAAATATGCGACGGTGCCTTCTCCGCGTCAGGAGCAAAACGATGCGCCCGCGGAGGGAGAACGGCCGAAACGGGAAATTCCCGAAGGGCTGATGAGCAAATGTCCCAAATGCGGATCGATCCAGTACAGCAAGGAACTGGAGAAGAACCTTAAGGTATGTCCGTCTTGCGGCCATCATATGCGGCTGAACGCAGTGGAACGGATCGCCATGACGCTGGATCCGGGCAGCTTTATCGAGTTCGATGCGGGGCTTGCCCCTGTGGACCCGCTGCAGTTTCCGGGATACGCCACGAAGCTTGAGCAGCAGCAGCTCAAGACAGGGCAATTGGACGGCGTCATTACCGGACAAGGCAGCATTGCCGGGCGGCCGGTTATCGTCGCCGTTATGAATTTCGAATTCTTTACGGGCAGCATGGGCTCGGTCGTCGGGGAGAAGATTACCCGCGCCGTTGAGGAGGCGACCGAGAGACGTCTGCCGCTGATTATATTCTCCGCATCGGGCGGTGCGCGGATGCAGGAGAGCATTCTGAGCCTGATGCAGATGGCGAAGACAAGCGCGGCGCTGGCCCGTTTTGGGGAATCGGGCGGATTGTACATATCCGTTATTACAGACCCGACGACGGGCGGCGTATCGGCCAGCTTCGCCTCGCTGGGCGACATCAATATTGCGGAGCCGGGTGCCGTCTTCGGATTCGCGGGACGAATCGTCATCGAACAGACGATCCGGCAGAAGCTGCCGGATGATTTCCAGACGGCTGAATTCAATCTGCAGCATGGCCAGCTCGATCTGGTGGTGCACCGCAAGGAAATGCGCTCCATGCTCGGCAGACTGCTGGAGCTGCATGACGGGAAGGGGGGATTTTAG
- a CDS encoding phosphatidylglycerophosphatase A family protein produces MSYELAVRLLERRGVTIEAITGIVHTLQSAYYPDLALEECEASVKAVLGKREVQYTLMTGIALDELAEKKLLPQPLQAIMEADESLYGADETLAMGITGVYGMIGLTGFGYLDKTKPGVIGMLNDRENAVHVFLDDLVAGIAAAASARIAHRHEGANVYPVSLDEVGS; encoded by the coding sequence ATGTCTTATGAGTTGGCGGTGAGACTGCTGGAGCGCAGAGGCGTAACCATAGAGGCGATCACAGGGATCGTGCATACGCTGCAGTCGGCTTACTATCCGGACCTGGCGCTGGAGGAATGCGAAGCAAGTGTTAAAGCCGTTCTCGGCAAAAGAGAGGTGCAGTACACGCTTATGACAGGTATCGCCCTCGACGAACTGGCGGAGAAGAAGCTGCTGCCCCAGCCGCTGCAGGCGATCATGGAGGCGGACGAATCGCTCTATGGCGCCGACGAGACGCTGGCGATGGGCATAACAGGCGTGTATGGCATGATCGGGCTGACAGGCTTTGGTTATCTGGATAAAACGAAACCCGGTGTTATCGGAATGTTAAACGACCGGGAGAATGCCGTTCACGTCTTTCTCGACGATCTCGTGGCAGGCATCGCCGCAGCGGCTTCGGCCCGGATTGCGCACCGCCATGAAGGGGCGAATGTTTATCCCGTTTCCTTGGACGAGGTCGGGTCTTAA
- the citZ gene encoding citrate synthase translates to MTVTKGLEGIVATTSSISSIVDGVLTYRGYDIDDLAEHASFEETVFLLWFGSLPTTAELDKLKRDLSDFAAIPEPVIAQMKLYPKDANTMAALRSAVSSLALYDEAADDMSRESNEIKAVKLQAQVPTIVAALARIRQGLEPVAPLKGVSIAENFLYMLRGQQPDMISVKALDTALVLHADHELNASTFAGRVTVATLSDIYSGVTSAVGALKGPLHGGANEAVMKMLEEIGTLSNVEPYIRTKLERREKIMGFGHRVYKNGDPRAKHLMKMSRELGIMKGDTRLFDMSVKVEELVTGQKGLRPNVDFYSASVYTQLGIERELFTPIFAISRVSGWTAHILEQYEDNRIIRPRAEYTGLVEQKYVPVDER, encoded by the coding sequence ATGACAGTTACCAAAGGACTGGAAGGCATCGTTGCCACTACTTCATCCATCAGCTCGATCGTGGACGGCGTACTTACGTACCGCGGCTACGATATTGACGATCTTGCGGAACATGCAAGCTTCGAAGAGACTGTCTTTCTGCTCTGGTTCGGTTCGCTGCCTACCACGGCCGAACTGGATAAGCTGAAACGGGATCTCAGCGATTTTGCGGCGATTCCGGAGCCGGTCATTGCCCAGATGAAGCTGTATCCGAAGGATGCGAATACGATGGCGGCTCTGCGTTCGGCCGTATCGAGCCTGGCTCTGTACGACGAAGCCGCCGATGACATGAGCCGTGAGTCCAACGAGATCAAGGCCGTCAAGCTGCAGGCCCAGGTTCCGACGATCGTCGCGGCGCTTGCGCGCATACGCCAAGGACTGGAGCCGGTGGCTCCGCTTAAGGGCGTCTCCATCGCGGAGAACTTCCTGTATATGCTTCGGGGTCAACAACCCGACATGATATCCGTTAAGGCGCTGGATACGGCGCTTGTGCTGCACGCTGATCACGAACTCAACGCCTCAACTTTTGCCGGCAGAGTAACGGTCGCTACATTGTCCGATATATACTCCGGCGTTACTTCGGCTGTCGGCGCTCTGAAGGGACCGCTGCACGGCGGCGCCAATGAGGCGGTTATGAAGATGCTGGAGGAGATCGGCACTCTGTCGAATGTCGAGCCGTATATCCGCACGAAGCTGGAGCGCCGGGAGAAGATCATGGGCTTCGGACACCGCGTCTACAAGAACGGCGATCCACGCGCCAAGCATCTCATGAAAATGTCCCGCGAACTCGGCATTATGAAAGGCGACACGCGTCTGTTCGACATGTCGGTTAAGGTCGAAGAACTGGTTACCGGACAGAAAGGCCTGCGGCCGAATGTCGATTTTTATTCCGCCTCCGTGTATACTCAATTAGGCATAGAGCGTGAGCTGTTCACGCCGATCTTTGCCATCAGCCGGGTATCGGGATGGACCGCGCATATTCTCGAGCAGTATGAGGATAACCGGATTATCCGTCCGCGCGCGGAGTATACGGGCCTGGTGGAGCAGAAATATGTTCCGGTTGATGAAAGATAG
- the pyk gene encoding pyruvate kinase: MRKSKIVCTIGPASESLENIKKLILAGMNVARLNFSHGDFEEHGARIKTIRQASKELNKTVAILLDTKGPEIRTGKLEVEPIELVQDEYLTLTTEEILGDKNRISVTYSDLPSDVSVGSTILIDDGLIGLTVVDIQGTEIKTRIVNGGTIKSKKGVNVPGVAISLPGITEKDTNDIIFGIEQDIDFIAASFVRKASDVLEIRDLLESRGAGHIQIISKIENQQGVDNLDEILAVSDGLMVARGDLGVEIPAEDVPLAQKLMIKKCNIAGKPVITATQMLDSMQRNPRPTRAEASDVANAIFDGTDAIMLSGETAAGKYPVESVLTMSRIAEKAESALDHREIFLKQQIAQETTVTEAISQSVAISALDLNAAAILTSTVSGHTARVVSKYRSKSPIIAVTPQERTMRQLALVWGVFPVYGEPANSTDELLQVAVKGGKASGLVKAGDLAVITAGIPFGHSGSTNLVKVEQISE; the protein is encoded by the coding sequence ATGCGGAAAAGTAAAATTGTATGTACGATTGGTCCTGCAAGTGAGTCGTTGGAGAACATCAAGAAATTGATTCTGGCCGGAATGAATGTTGCACGCCTGAACTTCTCTCACGGTGATTTTGAAGAGCATGGAGCGCGCATCAAGACGATCCGTCAAGCATCGAAGGAACTGAACAAGACAGTTGCCATTCTGCTCGATACCAAGGGGCCGGAGATTCGCACAGGCAAGCTGGAAGTGGAACCGATTGAACTGGTACAGGACGAATATCTGACATTGACGACGGAAGAAATTCTTGGCGACAAGAACCGTATCTCCGTTACTTATTCAGATCTTCCGAGCGACGTTTCGGTAGGATCCACAATCCTGATCGACGACGGTCTGATTGGACTGACGGTTGTTGACATTCAAGGCACTGAAATCAAGACCCGTATCGTCAACGGAGGAACGATCAAGAGCAAGAAGGGCGTTAACGTGCCTGGAGTTGCCATCTCCCTGCCGGGCATTACGGAAAAGGACACCAACGATATCATTTTCGGGATTGAACAGGACATCGATTTTATCGCCGCTTCCTTCGTTCGCAAAGCCAGCGACGTTCTGGAAATTCGCGATCTTCTCGAAAGCCGTGGCGCTGGCCACATCCAAATCATCTCCAAAATTGAAAATCAGCAAGGTGTCGACAACCTTGACGAAATTCTTGCAGTATCCGACGGCCTGATGGTTGCCCGCGGTGACCTTGGCGTGGAAATTCCGGCTGAAGACGTGCCGCTGGCGCAGAAGCTCATGATCAAGAAGTGCAACATCGCTGGCAAGCCGGTTATCACGGCTACCCAGATGCTGGACTCCATGCAGCGCAACCCGCGTCCGACACGCGCTGAAGCAAGTGACGTTGCCAACGCGATCTTTGACGGAACCGATGCTATCATGCTGTCCGGTGAAACGGCTGCTGGTAAATATCCGGTTGAATCCGTGCTGACGATGTCCCGCATCGCCGAGAAAGCGGAATCCGCACTGGATCATCGCGAAATCTTCCTGAAGCAGCAGATTGCCCAGGAGACGACGGTTACGGAAGCTATCAGCCAATCCGTAGCGATCTCCGCACTGGACCTGAATGCTGCTGCTATCCTGACTTCCACGGTAAGCGGACATACGGCTCGCGTCGTATCGAAGTACCGTTCGAAGTCCCCGATTATCGCCGTAACTCCACAAGAGAGAACAATGCGTCAACTGGCACTGGTATGGGGCGTGTTCCCGGTATATGGCGAGCCTGCCAACTCGACGGACGAACTCCTTCAAGTGGCTGTTAAGGGCGGCAAAGCTTCCGGACTCGTAAAAGCCGGCGACCTGGCTGTTATCACAGCTGGCATTCCGTTCGGCCATTCGGGTTCCACGAACCTGGTGAAGGTTGAACAAATTTCGGAATAA
- the icd gene encoding NADP-dependent isocitrate dehydrogenase has translation MLKLEKFELPTEGEQITIEGGKLLVPDHPVIPFIEGDGTGRDIWKASKRVLDAAVEKAYGGKKSIAWYEVFAGEKAFNTYGEWLPNDTLEAIREYIVAIKGPLTTPIGGGIRSLNVALRQELDLYVCLRPVRYFDGVPSPVKHPELVDMVIFRENTEDIYAGIEYQEGSEQVKKVIEFLQNEMGVSKIRFPETSGIGIKPVSSEGSKRLVRAAVEYAVKHGRKSVTLVHKGNIMKFTEGAFKNWGYEVAEQEFGDKVFTWNQYDKIKDAEGTDAANAAQKAAEQEGKVIIKDAIADIALQQVLTRPTDFDVIATLNLNGDYLSDALAAQIGGIGIAPGANINYVTGHAIFEATHGTAPKYADKDVVNPGSVVLSGVMMLEHLGWQEAADLIYKGMGTAINNKTVTYDFARLMEGATELKCSEFADEVIKHM, from the coding sequence ATGTTGAAGCTGGAAAAATTCGAACTGCCAACGGAAGGCGAGCAAATTACCATTGAAGGAGGCAAACTCCTGGTTCCGGATCATCCGGTCATTCCATTCATTGAAGGCGACGGAACGGGCCGGGATATCTGGAAGGCGTCCAAGCGCGTACTCGACGCTGCGGTAGAGAAAGCTTACGGCGGCAAGAAGAGCATTGCCTGGTACGAAGTGTTCGCCGGAGAGAAGGCGTTCAATACATATGGAGAATGGCTGCCTAACGATACGCTCGAAGCAATCCGCGAATATATCGTGGCGATCAAGGGACCGCTCACGACTCCGATCGGCGGAGGCATCCGTTCCCTGAATGTGGCCCTTCGTCAGGAGCTGGATCTGTATGTCTGCCTGCGTCCCGTCCGTTATTTCGACGGCGTGCCTTCTCCGGTCAAGCATCCGGAGCTGGTCGACATGGTTATTTTCCGCGAGAACACGGAAGATATTTATGCCGGTATCGAATACCAGGAAGGCTCGGAGCAGGTTAAGAAGGTCATCGAATTTTTGCAAAATGAAATGGGTGTAAGCAAGATCCGCTTCCCTGAGACGTCGGGCATCGGCATCAAGCCGGTATCCTCGGAAGGCTCCAAGCGTCTCGTCCGGGCAGCTGTCGAATATGCGGTCAAGCATGGCCGCAAGAGCGTTACGCTTGTGCATAAAGGCAATATCATGAAGTTCACGGAAGGCGCGTTCAAGAACTGGGGCTATGAAGTGGCCGAGCAGGAATTCGGCGACAAGGTGTTCACATGGAACCAGTACGACAAGATCAAGGATGCCGAAGGTACCGACGCGGCTAATGCGGCCCAGAAAGCAGCCGAGCAGGAAGGCAAAGTCATCATCAAGGACGCCATTGCGGATATCGCACTGCAGCAGGTGCTGACGCGGCCGACGGATTTCGACGTCATTGCTACGCTGAACCTGAACGGCGACTACCTGTCCGATGCGCTGGCAGCGCAAATCGGCGGAATCGGCATCGCGCCTGGCGCGAACATCAACTATGTGACTGGACATGCCATTTTTGAAGCGACTCATGGCACCGCTCCGAAATATGCCGACAAGGATGTCGTGAACCCGGGTTCGGTCGTGCTGTCCGGCGTTATGATGCTGGAGCATCTGGGCTGGCAGGAAGCCGCCGATCTGATCTACAAAGGCATGGGAACGGCGATCAACAACAAGACAGTTACCTATGATTTTGCACGTTTGATGGAAGGCGCAACCGAGCTCAAGTGTTCGGAATTCGCTGACGAAGTCATCAAGCATATGTAG
- a CDS encoding acetyl-CoA carboxylase carboxyltransferase subunit alpha, which produces MAGDLPFEKPLVEMRQKIEELKQFGEEKGIDFADEVARLEERYKLMEQEIYSNISPSQKMHLARHHSRPTSLDLIDLIFTDFIELHGDRLFGDDLAVVGGIGKLDGVPVTVIGQQRGKDTKDNIARFFGSPHPEGFRKALRLMRQADKFKRPIVTFVDTKGAYPGNTAEERGQSEAIARNLLEMSALGVPVVCVVIGEGGSGGALAMAVGNRVLMLEHAIYSAISPNGAASILWKDASKADQAAEAMKITASDLLQMEVVEEVIPEPKGGAHRDYEATAAFIKDALLRHLRELAVLDADELREDRYRKFRKIGEFQETQVSEEAFTEEPALSPE; this is translated from the coding sequence ATGGCGGGGGACTTGCCTTTTGAAAAACCTCTCGTTGAAATGCGCCAAAAAATCGAAGAACTGAAGCAGTTCGGGGAAGAGAAGGGAATCGATTTCGCTGATGAAGTTGCCCGTCTCGAGGAACGTTACAAGCTGATGGAGCAGGAGATTTATTCCAATATTTCGCCGTCCCAGAAAATGCACTTGGCGCGGCATCACAGCCGTCCGACCTCGCTTGATCTTATCGACCTGATCTTCACCGATTTCATCGAGCTGCACGGCGATCGCCTGTTCGGCGACGATCTGGCCGTTGTAGGCGGGATCGGCAAGCTCGACGGCGTGCCGGTCACCGTAATCGGCCAGCAGCGCGGCAAGGATACGAAGGATAATATCGCCCGCTTCTTTGGCAGCCCGCATCCTGAAGGATTCCGCAAGGCGCTTCGTCTTATGCGGCAAGCGGACAAGTTCAAGCGTCCGATCGTCACCTTTGTTGATACGAAGGGCGCCTATCCCGGCAATACGGCCGAGGAGCGGGGGCAGTCGGAAGCCATTGCCCGCAATCTGCTGGAAATGTCGGCGCTCGGCGTTCCTGTCGTCTGCGTCGTAATCGGCGAGGGCGGCAGCGGCGGAGCGCTTGCCATGGCCGTGGGCAACCGGGTGCTGATGCTGGAGCACGCTATCTATTCCGCCATTTCGCCGAACGGCGCGGCTTCCATTCTGTGGAAGGATGCGTCCAAAGCCGATCAGGCGGCGGAGGCGATGAAGATTACCGCGTCCGATCTGCTGCAGATGGAAGTAGTGGAGGAAGTGATTCCGGAGCCGAAAGGCGGAGCTCACCGCGATTACGAAGCGACGGCAGCCTTCATCAAGGATGCCCTCCTGAGACATTTGCGCGAGCTTGCCGTTCTGGACGCAGACGAGCTGAGAGAGGACCGTTACCGGAAATTCCGGAAGATTGGCGAGTTCCAGGAGACCCAGGTCTCCGAAGAGGCATTCACGGAGGAGCCGGCCCTCAGCCCGGAATAA
- a CDS encoding MFS transporter, with protein sequence MTKLLKLRVFYLVLGLAGGIFGPYLTLLLAENGLNSSQVGVLMAVGTLVAIVIQPGWGVIADRYRQTRLVLILSVAVPGLLAVFYRSDMFIVLLAVYMVSTIFSSTQAPIADSYAIAAAREAGSTYGSIRLMMSFGAATGSYAGGLYVSNFSVSNIWLPFLFFNLLAVAVALSLPKDVGENRMMAHSFAQGVRQLVSNRIFLAFLGGSFLVNQTMTAFGTYFVLAFQSVGGSTGHAGIALLLASITNVPSMFAASRVIGRLGTERTLLLAALIYVLRWTIQVIFPYPEVMIGVQALHGLSFGFFYISAVEYVSKITSADMQATGQSVFNMVFSGFSGILGNLINGVLLNQGGVQTMNIACMISSGAGALLLLYVARGSRRRLPSAQEAGL encoded by the coding sequence ATGACAAAATTGCTTAAGCTGCGCGTGTTTTACCTGGTTTTAGGACTGGCGGGGGGCATTTTCGGTCCATACCTGACCCTGCTTCTGGCCGAGAACGGCTTGAACAGCAGCCAGGTCGGTGTGCTGATGGCGGTGGGAACGCTTGTTGCGATTGTCATCCAGCCGGGCTGGGGAGTCATTGCCGACCGTTACAGGCAGACCCGGCTCGTTCTGATTTTGAGCGTTGCCGTTCCGGGACTGCTGGCTGTTTTTTACCGGTCAGACATGTTCATCGTTCTGCTTGCGGTCTACATGGTGTCCACCATCTTCTCCTCCACCCAGGCGCCTATCGCCGATTCCTACGCCATTGCGGCGGCGAGAGAAGCCGGCTCCACCTACGGAAGTATCCGGCTGATGATGAGCTTTGGCGCGGCCACTGGAAGCTACGCGGGCGGCCTGTATGTGTCCAACTTCTCGGTATCGAACATTTGGCTGCCCTTCCTGTTCTTCAACCTGCTTGCCGTTGCCGTGGCGCTGAGCCTCCCGAAGGATGTTGGGGAGAATCGGATGATGGCGCATTCGTTCGCGCAGGGTGTACGACAGCTGGTGTCGAACCGGATTTTTCTGGCCTTCCTGGGAGGCAGCTTTCTTGTCAATCAGACCATGACCGCGTTCGGAACTTATTTTGTTCTGGCCTTTCAATCAGTGGGAGGCTCCACTGGCCATGCGGGCATTGCACTGCTGCTGGCTTCGATCACCAACGTGCCATCCATGTTCGCAGCTTCCCGTGTGATCGGCCGGTTGGGAACAGAGCGGACACTGCTGCTTGCAGCCCTGATCTACGTGCTCCGCTGGACAATCCAGGTGATCTTCCCGTATCCTGAAGTCATGATCGGTGTTCAGGCGCTGCATGGCCTGTCGTTCGGATTCTTCTATATTTCTGCCGTTGAATATGTGTCCAAGATTACGTCAGCCGATATGCAGGCGACTGGACAAAGCGTATTCAACATGGTGTTCTCCGGATTTTCCGGTATCCTTGGGAATCTGATCAATGGGGTGCTCCTGAATCAGGGCGGCGTGCAGACGATGAATATTGCCTGCATGATTAGCTCCGGGGCGGGTGCACTGTTGCTTCTCTATGTAGCCCGAGGCTCGCGCAGGAGGCTTCCCTCTGCGCAGGAGGCCGGTCTTTAG